The Lathyrus oleraceus cultivar Zhongwan6 chromosome 5, CAAS_Psat_ZW6_1.0, whole genome shotgun sequence genome includes the window AAACTAATGGGTATTTTATTGTTTAAGATTACATTTTCTTAAATGTTGCACACATTTCTTGCTGACATTTATTAATTTTATAGTATTTCTTTTGGTTCATTATAACAATGCTCTCATGTATAATGTATTTCTTTGTTATAAGTGTTTTATTTATATGATTCTGGCTTTTTTTTTGCAGGACACGCATTTCTCTTTCATCTATTGTATTGAAGATCTTGTACTTCAGGGTAGGCGCAGAGAATGGAGATCTTGTTATACGAAACTGGGTCTGAATTCAACACTTGTTGATGATTGTTATCGTAGTGATCACGGAAAAGAGGTTAGTATAATTGAAACTGGATCAAGAATCAAGACAAATGTATAATTGAATCTCAACACTTATGCCAAATGTCAACTAACTGTTATCAGCTCTATCATGTGAAACTTGAATCGGTATAATGAAGTAGCGTATAAACCAATTCTAAATCCTAATATACTAGAATTTTCTCTGGTTTTGATTTCCAAAAGAATTCTGAACCATTGATTGGCTGAACTTTTTAATCTCACAAATAGTGATTACCATCTTCCTGCAGTTGGAGCTAAAGTTCGCAAATGAAACAAATGCTCTACAGCCTCCTCACGAGTACGTTCAATGGGTAGTTGTGGATGGAAAACCACTCTACGAGGTTAGTCTAGCATTTTGGTATATGCATCTGACTAAAAATATACCTTATTTCAGCGCTAGACATTTTCACAACGTGGAAAACACATGAATTCACAACTTTCTCTTCCTGCAGGATGATGATAACTTCATAAGTTACATCTGTAAAGCTTATAAAGGCCCTGATGCACCCAAAATTTGCACTCAAGCATCGTATCTTAGTATTGTTCGAGAAGTGGAAGCTAAGGGTAAACATTCAACATGGAAAAAAAATAAAGTCGACCATTGCCTCATGGACGAGTCTGATGAACTTTCTAGTTGCAATGTAAATGCATCAATGCAATGTGTGACTTAGAATCTGTTTGTTTCTATTCTGTTGTAATAATTTCTGAAAAACTGCGAATAGAACATGTAATGAGTTAGTAGTACTTTTGTTTTGTAACTGTAATTCTATATTTTGGCTATTTTTCTATATCAGTTTTGAGCAATAAGCTTACACCATCCAAATATTCCAGGACTAATCGGTTAGTAGAAAAAATAATTAACAATATTAAGTAAATTTTTTAGGAAAATTAAAGTTTAATTTAATGTATAAATATGAAACTTTTATTGAATGATGTGAATATGAGCTTGGAAGTGATTAAATtgataatttttgaaaatgtaaaataaagattttagacaaaggaagtgttAATTGTGATTGGATTTGTTATGATAGTTTCCAAACTTAAATAATATGAGACTCGGTATAgaaattcaacttgactttcATGTTTAGTATGAGTCTGAATTTTATTTCTACATTATACATTTTAATTTAATCTAACTTTAATATCATGTTAAGTTCAAATTTAACTAAAAAAACTAATTCAAAAAAATAAGGGTGTTTAAACAAATTTATACATCTAAGAGTCCAAAAACTTAAACAATATAGAACTTCATTAAAATTTTATCGtaagaaagaaagaagaaaaaaaaagtcATCTCTAAAGAAAATTCATTTAAAAGGTAAAAGGGTGACTAAAGTAATTAAATATTATATAACTTATCTATTATTTATATTATTTCTATGCAATTTATTTACACTAAATAAATTCGATTGTGGTGATGCAATGTTATGGTCTAGGAATCGACGACAATGGATTAATTGTATAATTACGTTCTTTGAGAATCGTTAACATCGAAACGTCAATATGTCCGAGTGGTTAAGGAGACAGACTCGAAATCTGTTGGGCTATGCCTGCGCAGGTTCGAATCCTGCTGTTGACGATTTTTTAATTTTCCTTGTTTCTTAACTTTTATTTTCATGTTATTTTAGTTTTCAAACCACTTATTATCTTAAAGATTGGCCCAATATCTAACGGGCTCCAATATCATATTTACTTAGTTTTATACTCTAATATTTTTTAAATACTCAATTTATTCGGATTATAAAATTAGTTAAGAAAAAACAAATCATCTCATACTTTACTTACAGCTAAACATAGCCCCTCACTTTCACACATTTCTAAATTTTCttaaatattattatattttgaTTGATTCCTaaatattatttttcataattatACCGACTCATTGTAAATCAAgaactttttttaaaaataatcaattttttaaaaaataattttaaaataataaattttttaaatactttttcAAAATAACCACATTTAAAAATGGATGCGCCAGATGAACCGGACACCCCTAATAAATCATGAGGAGGCGTTAATGCCCTTGGCGACTGCATTGGCCATCATGAGGAGACGCAAATACCTCTGGCGCCTGCATGGTGCATGTGGTGTATGtgccaattcatctggcgcatacacccttgtattttttttaatggtttttattttttattttttttatttatcaaataataaaaaataatgtaaaaaataattattcatgatataataaatgttacatgggattgacaaaaatttaatgGCCGGTTCGATCGAAACATCCCcatgttccacatccaggtgtgttagtttgtcttcgaggtctcccacgattttcctgaggtgtttggggtctttgtgtgctgacctgatctAATGATGGTTGGTGTGAAGGTCCGGCGGAAGTTCCAacggtatttgacagatgtgtcatcatttgttcccaatatccggaggggctctggccaacggtgcttccgtaatggagttcggtgcccatgtcatcgtagttaggtcgaTGGGGTTGGGTGGATTACGGACagtatagttgcccaaattgggacattgaattattttggaaacgaagcaatggttcttggggcgtactatagttaaaaAATGGTTGTGTGTTTTGGCATGTTTTCTGTATTGGACATActgctcagaatttcatgcgggaaatcaaagacaagacgttgcggaagaaggttgttaatgcaggttacgcattatcagaaccttctttcaaacactaccgcgaagaaaTAAGATTGACAAACGCGGATGCGGTATGGTGGATTGacagtattccattggagaagtggactaggacatacgacaacggtcaacgttggggccacatgacaacaaatcttgtggaatcaatgaactctgtcttcaaaggcattcGTAACCTACCTTTAACCGCTTTGGTGCAagcaacatatttcaggctatGGGCGTTATTTGAGAgcagacgttccaaatggagttcaatGTTGCAATCTaggcagttgttcagtgatgcttcaatgaaattcattagacatgaagctaccaaagcaaacacacatgtggtcacggtgtttgaccgcactaaaggttggtatagtgttgtCGAGTGCATGGATCACAATGAGAGCATGTCGATGGGACAGTACAaagtcgaactagatagaggttggtgcgattGCGGAAAGTTCCAAGCATTTCGTACACCTTGCTCTCATGTCATTGtggcatgttcaaaggttcgaatggattcatcctacttgctatctgacgtttacaaagtcaccaacctatcaaatgtttataaaaATAGTTTTTCCATAGTAGCAAAAGAGGACTactggccagaatatcaagggacatcgtctggcacaacgaagttatgcgaaggaagaaaaggggtcgcccaaacagcacccgcATTCGAAtcgaaatggatacgacgaataaaatggttagattatgtagttcatgtcgtcatCCAGGTCACAATCATACTAATTGTCCTAGTATTGGAACGAGCACAatgtacctctgttgcaatatatgaaaaactaaatttatttcatattatacGTTTGTGACGaaaataccattacataaacaataacacaaacaattaaaacaactagaatacaagaactatgcgattacaaccatcaaaacaattttgaacatgtaatgcatcatcctacaaacgtcttggtcggtcttaatattcacccattcatgcacttctccattttggttgaacgtggacacaaaccattgtattcttctaatcctttcaccatcttcaatttctccatctaaccaactgttcaacgtccgattaagacgttcaaacggATCTGTATTCCAGAGACGAATCTTTATCAGAGACACAACGGCGGAAAATATTAAATTGGTATTTcgcttgtgaatgtattcagacatggttaaaacacaaaaacttaaaggagattggagttgaacgtgagaaaatatggtagtaggggaagattttgtgtgaaaaatattgcatccaagATAAGGTATTTATATAGAGGAGCTAtaaaatgcatgtgccaagaggcTAGGCGCCCAACATGTCAACATATGCAGGCGTCAGAGGCATTGAGGCCTCCTCTTAAGGCACCATGCGCCtttgacgcctcctcatgaggacCAATGCAGGCGCCAAGGGCATTGGCGCCTCTTCATGAGGCTACCAATGTAGGCGCCAATGCCTTGAGCGTCTCCTCTTGGTCTATTAGGGGTGCGCCGATTCATCTGGCGCATCATCTTTTAAATGTGGTTATTTTggagaaaaaaattgaaaaatttgttattttggaattattttagaaaaagttggttatttaaaaaaaatcgtAAATCAACAAGATTTGCATAATCTAAAATTAATCTGTAAAGTTTTAAAGAAATGATATTAAAAAAAACATTATTTATAACTTCAAGTTTATTAAAAATTTGAGACTTACAAAAACTTTATAATCGATTAACTTTTGGTTTTCAAAAGCTTTGCCTTAACTAAGATGTCTTAGAAGAGGTTTTTGAAAACAAGTAAGTTTGAAAATAGATTTGTGTGTGTCATACACCTTAATACTTTGAGGGtgcatattttattttatattaatgatcctataaaaataaattacaaaACACATGATCATAGACAAGCTTTTCAGAGTTGGTTTCATTCTTTGGTGAATTTTTTTTTGTCATTATTGCACCAATATATCATCAATCACCAAAaatgtatttatttatttatatttatttaaaactttcttctttttttgatgaaattcttcatttttctttaaaaaaaaatcatcTTCAAAACCTTTGACATACCTTTTCAGTACACAGAATCACATTTtctctctttttgatgatgacaacacatCTCTCAAAAAGATATGACTAAAATAGAGGTTAAGAAGAAAGAATAAAATTTGACATAATCAAAAAGCGGGGAAAGAAATAATACATAACAACACATATAATAGATatagaagaagaagaaacaacCAGAAGAAAAGTCTCATATATAGATAAAGATAAAATCAACAAAAATCACACTAGTCCAAGCCAAGAAATTTTCCAAAAAGTCAAGGCTCGCTAAGTCAATAACAAAGGAGCGCTTAGAGAGAAAATATGCATCATTGCTAAGCCATGAAACACATGCGCACTTAGTGAGCAAAAACGGTTCAAAGACTTCAGAGTTAATTTACTTCAAGGTGAAGCAAGGGTATGGTGGCTAAGTGATCTTTGTCGGTTCATTTAGCGAGTATAGGCGACAAGGCTAGGCCTAGAGTAGCTGGTATTACTTAACCTAGAAGAAGGTAGGCCTCTAAGTGAGACTGGGCGGTGCATTTAGCGGGCCTACCTCTCATatgcctataaatagaggtggCAGGCCTTCATTTGAGATATTCAATTAATTCATTAGATTAGATCACATTTGATGGAATTCAAGGTAGTGAAACTACATTCTCACCATAAATCATAATAGGAGAGAATATGTTTTCATGGTATTGCTTTATATTCGAAAGGTACTGGACATTTCTAGACCTAAGGCTATCACATATTAGAAGCTAAAGTCTACACATAGATTTATGTTTAATATCTACATGAATAACAATATTTGATGAAAGTGTACATTTATATATACATTCACTATAGAAACTTAATGCTGACATAATGGTTAATAGGCTAAGAAATTGTATATTAGGTAATACGAGTGATCTCGTATCATTGACTCATACAAGAGTTACAATGATAGCAATGAGAAATGATATTAATAAATGATTATAATTGCATATTACTAGTCAAAGATTATACATAAGAATATGTCAATGAAGTCTAACACCAACAAAGTTTTCTCATTGTTAAAACACCTAAAGTATATTTTTCCAAAAGTTTTCTTAGTGTCAAGTATTCACCAGACAATAAATCTTCCGATAAACCAAACTAAAAGTAATATAAACTATTGAATGATATTTGAAATACAACTAATCTCTGTAGGGACAGTAAAATTGTAACTTCTATCTGCACTGCAACAAAACAACAACCATTGTCGGGGAATAGGGTTAGTTTTTAAAGACATTGTGATAGCTTTTATCATTTTAAGTTTTTTgtttatatattttaatatttttgcATATTTTGTGTATAGTCACTAACATATTAATCGTGTTATCTATTTTTTTATTACTTGTTTATGTGTGGTAAGGATCTGACAAAACAACTTATGTTCTATCCTGTAACCGAAATACTGCACGCAAAAACAACAGTAAGAAAAAAATGTCACAAGCCAAGTTCCAAGATCTAGAAAATTCATTTGTTTCAAAACAAGACACCAACGCACACAGGCGCGcgtgcacacacacacacacacacacacacacacacacacacacacacacacacacacacacacatacacacacacacacacacacacgcacacatacatacacatatacacacacatgcacacacacgcacacacgcgTGCGCCCACACATACAAATTACTTTAAATCCTCTATTTACTTAACAACATAACCTACAAATGTTTTTAAGGCCTAGCCAGTAGATTATCGGATTCTATACTTGATTGAGAAAATTTTTAAACTATCAAATTGATTATATTATACACCTAATCGATTAGATGACGCCtagtcaagtatatatttgatTATGAGAGTCTCTTAATGATTGGTAATTACTCTATATCAAAACCTTCTTTTTGGGCCATATTAATCGATTATTGGATGCACCTAATCGATTATCCTAATAGCTAAGGTCATTAATTAGGCCCATGTATTATTTCCATTTTGAACCAAATTCTTTCCAATATAAAAGAGGAATCTCCTCACTTTTTCACACACCAGAATTCAGATTTTTCCTAATTCTTTACAATTTATCTCTCTCTAAATATCTTCTTTCACCAAAGTTGTCTTAGTGCCTAGTGAGTGAAAATTACTTGCGAGGAAAGAGTTGTATTAGTGTCGTGTCACTGTTGTTATTTTCAAGAGTGTGATACTCTTGAAGAATTGAGTTTGGGTCTTGAGATTAACCATGCAAAATCTTTTTTTGGTTATAGAATTCAACCTACAAAAGTTATGTTCAGTTATTAAGATCATCCAGTGAAATCTCTATTTGGTTCGTGAGTTCATCCTATGGAAAAGCTCTATTTGGTTTGGGGGAATAAGCCATTGTAAAATATGTCGATTTGATTTATAAAGGGTTCATGGTCATAAGAATTAAAATCTCAATATCATAATGAAATCTTAAGAAGATCTCTTGGGGACAAGATCAGGCCAACATTTAATCGAAGTTGGATAACTCTTTAGTGTCATCTCTCTAACTTTATCTCTTTTATTTATGTTATTTACTTTACTTCTTTACTTACTTTCTACTGCTTTTCCTATCTAGTATTGTGAATAATAACACAATTTTCTTCTTAAGTAATAAATCCTTAAAATCAATCACGAATTTTGAATACCACTATTCACCCCCATTTTGTGCTTGAAATCACTAGTCCAACAAATGACATCAGAGTCTAACTTCTATTAAAGACTAACTGTGCCAGGAGGAAAATGGCCTCAAGTTATTCACTAAACAAACCCTTGTCCTTTAATGGAGAAGGGTATAGTTtgtggaaaaataaaatgaagTTCTTCAGAGAAGGGATGTATCGTGGTATTCAGAAGGTTGTAAAAGAAGGTCAATTTATCCCTACACACGAAGTTGATGGGTTGTAGTAAACAAACATGAATAGGATATACCAAATATGATAAAGATAATGTTCAACACATTTGAAAATGTAGGACATATTCCAAATTACCCATGAAGGAACTACAAAGGTAAAGAGGGAAAGGCTGGACATAGTAACTCATGAGTATGAACCTTTTAGAATGAGACTTGAAGAGGACATAAATCAAATGTAAACACAGTTTACCCATATCGTGGGTCATATCAAAACtctggaaaaaaaattcaaatgagGATTTTTTGTGAAAATTCTTAGAAGCCTAAACTATAGTTGACAACCTAAAGTCACTATGATTTATGAATATAGGGACTTAGAAACCACACATacgcacatacacacacacacacacacatacacacacacacacacacatacacacacatacacacacgcacaTAATTTTTGGTAAATTGCAATAAAATGAAATGGAACTTAAGAGACTTGTTGATGACGAAGATGCTGACAAGAAGAAAAGGAAAAGTATTGCACTAAAAGATACTAACATCAAAGATATGGAAGATGAAGATTGTGAAAGTGAGATTAATAAATACATGAAACTCATGTGTTCAAAAATTTAGGAGTTTCTAAGGCACGAAAAACAAATTTCAAGTTTCCAATAGCAAAATGAAGAAAGATACTTCTTCATTCTCATATGCCACCAATGCAGAGAGGGAGAACATATAAGACCAAACTTTCCTCAGAATTAGAAAAGATCCAAGAAACCGTGAAAAGAAGTTAGAATACCCTACATATCTTAAGATGACAATGATGTGGAATCCTCTGACAAGAAAGAAGCAAACATGTGTCTGATGGAAAATCATAAAGAATATGAAGTAACCTCTTATTTTTCTTATCAATACTTGTTTTGCAGATGTAAAAGCTAACTAAATAAACAAGTAAATTAGATAAAATTGTCTCTACCTCTAAAGACATTATTTCTTCCCtcaaattgaaaaataaaaactTATTGAAAGAAATAGAAATTCTTAAAGAGATAAATTATGATTTAATTTAAAACTTCTCCCCTTCTCACGAAGTTTTAGATGAATCTATTCAGTTCAATCAATGtgatattttgaaaaataaaattgatGATCTTTAAAACACACTTAGAAAATTCACTAAGGGAAGATAAAAATTGAATATTTTGTTAGGTGACCAAAGGGCATCTTACAATAAGGTTGGTCTTAGTTATGAACCTAAGAATAACAATAAAAGCTTTAGTAATATTTTTCGTTCTCAATGAACATCTAAATGCAAGACCCTAAAATGAAATTAATGTAATAAACATTACCATATTACTATATTctattttataaaaaaaagtgATGAAAAAAACAAGGATATCCTCCCTTACATTTTTATAAAGAGCATTGTGAACGTAAAAAGATAAAGATGTCTGATAATAATATGTATTCCAATAATAAAAAGATTTGGGTACCACATGTAGAAAAGCCAAATTGTGATACAAATATGTTCAACAACTTGAATTAAAAAGAAGATATTGACAGATGCTCTTTAAGTTATACAACTGAAGAAATAAACATGCTCTCTTATTTCACTCCTACGAGGAGAAAAGTTTCTTCACATAATAACAACAAGGAAAAATAGTTAAatatttgacttttgttaagaGCTTTAATCTTAACTTTAAGTTGTTCTTTTGACTAAAGTTTTATATAACATTTTACTTTTAAGTAAGTTGTGTGACAAGGGTAATAATGTGTAGTGTCCTATTTGGAAAATTCCTAGATCATGGAGCATATCGACCAATAAGTAAGCCTCTCAAACACAGTGCAATGAAGCCACCCACGTGATCTGTTCAATGTAAGGTTGAGGAAGAAAAAGTCCTTTGACTCCAGAGATATAGCCGATCAACGACCTCCCTAAAAATGGGGGAAGCAAACAAGACCACGTCCAGAGGGGTCCATAAAACCTGGCCCTGAGGAATCCCTATAATCCATCAAAGGGAGAAGGATCAGATCATGTTCATTCAATACCACCCAATACTTCTCAGAGAGCACGTCGCTCCCAGTAGTTCTAACACCGCTCATTTAATCGCCCGCCTGCAACCTAGAAACGCCGGCTGTCAACAAGGTCTCTCGCCTCACATGAGTTGGTCCCTTAAATAACCTAAAAACCATCATATAGAGATACtcactgtcataccccaattttgtctgggcatatttaaattttcatagaattgatttcatttttatttttcatcatatgcatagcatgacatacattccatcatgaataatacctaaaatatcagtcaggataaatttattgagaatacagacaaattggttaaatcgtttctcaagaacatgcaaaatcagcagggaaaaagtttcaaaattaaaatcacagatgccagtattattaatctacggttcatgtagtttaacctggtgtgctcgttgtatttttcagcagcTGTTTCGGCTGCATTTTGACCCGTATGGTCCGTTTAATCGGTGCAAATTCATTTCAGAgtttgaagaaacgctgtattttttcaataagtataaTTTGTGCTGATTATTTTAAAAcgtccgatttaatttttcgatCAAAATTCGTGTCTGACTTTTATGCACGTTTAGTTgttttttttgtttctttgtctaaaatattcaaatattattATTTAGGATTTTCTATTATGTAGTGTGAATATTGATTAGGATTTTAAATAAACATACTTTCTTTGATAAATAAAACAAT containing:
- the LOC127084493 gene encoding gamma-interferon-responsive lysosomal thiol protein, which gives rise to MVSSFHTFSFCLILFLSFYSFFSPPQSHNKVSLEVYYETLCPYCAGFIVNHLPEIFQHDLLSIVDLKLVPWGNANIKGNKTFACQHGPYECLLNTVQACAIDIWPQPDTHFSFIYCIEDLVLQGRRREWRSCYTKLGLNSTLVDDCYRSDHGKELELKFANETNALQPPHEYVQWVVVDGKPLYEDDDNFISYICKAYKGPDAPKICTQASYLSIVREVEAKGKHSTWKKNKVDHCLMDESDELSSCNVNASMQCVT